A segment of the Sulfitobacter sp. D7 genome:
CCGGATCGGGCTGTGGCGCATGTCTTCTTTCAGGATCAGCGTAAAGCCCAAGATCGCGCCGGAACTGACCAGACGTTCGACCCGCGCGCGGACCGTCACACGCGACAGGCCCGTGGTGGCGGCCAGCGCGGAATAGGACATGCGCGCGTCGCGCCGCAGTTCTGCGATGATCTTGTTGTCGATCTCGTCCATGGGGGATCCCGTTTGCTTTGTTGAATAGGGTTTACGGCAGCGCGGGCAAGCTGGCCAGCCTTTGGGGATGCGCAATTGACGGCGGCGGGGAAACCCATAATCTGCCGCGGAAAGGATTTCCTCCATGCAAAGCCGCGCGCCCCTGTTCACACCGGTCCTGATGGTCGGTTGTATCATCATCATGGTCAGCTTCGCCGTGCGGGCCTCTTTCGGTGTCTTCCAGATTCCGATTGCCGAAGAATTCGCATGGGCGCGCAGCGAATTCTCCCTCGCCATCGCGATCCAGAACCTCGCCTGGGGCATCGGGCAGCCGATCTTTGGCGCGTTGGCCGAAAAGATCGGCGACCGAAAGGCGATCATCATCGGCGCGGTGGTCTATGCGGTGGGGCTGCTTTTGTCGGCCAATTCCGCCACTCCAATAGAGCATCAAACCTATGCTTGGCTGGTGGGGTTTGGCATCGCGGGCACGGGCTTTGGCGTGATCTTGGCCGTGGTGGGCCGCGCCGCGTCGGACGAGAACCGCTCCATGTCGCTGGCCATCGCCACGGCGGCGGGCAGTGCGGGGCAGGTCTTTGGCGCGCCGGTGGCAGAGTGGATGCTAAGCTTCATGTCGTGGCAGATGACCTTTGTCTGCTTCGCGGGCGTGATCCTTGCGATGTTGCTGACCCTGCCGATGATGCGCGCGCCTGCGATGGCCAGCCGGGCCGAGCTTGAGGAGTCGATGGGTCAGATCCTTGGCAAAGCCTTCCGCGATCCGTCCTATACGCTGATCTTTCTGGGCTTCTTCTCCTGCGGGTATCAACTCGCCTTTATCACCGCGCATTTCCCGGCCTTTGTGACCGAGATGTGCGGCCCGATTTTGGCCGGAGGTGTGCTGCATAACATCGGCATTACCACCACCTCGGCGCTTGGCGCAGTGGCGATCTCGCTCATCGGGCTCGCCAATATCGCGGGCACCTTGCTGGCGGGCTGGGCGGGCAAACGCTATTCCAAAAAGTACCTGCTGGCGGGGATTTACGTTGGGCGCACGGTGATCGCAGCGGCCTTTATCATGTTCCCGATCACCCCGGTGACGGTGATCCTATTCTCCGTCGGTATGGGCGCGCTGTGGCTGGCGACGGTGCCGCTGACCTCGGGCCTTGTCGCGCATATCTACGGGCTGCGCTATATGGGCACGCTTTATGGGATCGTCTTTTTTAGCCACCAGTTGGGCAGCTTCCTTGGCGTTTGGCTGGGTGGGCGGATGTATGACATCTATGGCAGCTATACCGGCGTTTGGTGGGTCGGCGTGGCCGTGGGGGCGTTCAGCGCCGTGGTCCATCTGCCGATCCGCGAGAAACGGTTGGAGGGGCTGGTGACCGCTTAACGCGCCCGCCAACGCTCAAGGATGTGGCGCGCGGTCATCAGGTCCAAATGCGCGCCGCCGCCGTTCTTGAACAGGGTAATTTCATCGTCGCTTTGGCGGGTGAAGACCTCAAGGTCGTAGTAATCCGCGATCAGATGGTCGCGGGTGAGGGTGCCTGCCTCAAGCGGAATGTTGATTTCGCCGATATGGCCGATCGTGGTGTCGAAGCTGTCGACAAAGACCCGCGACCGCAACAGCGCCGTGTCGTCCACCTCACGCATGTCGGGGCGGTAGGCACCGATGAGGTCGATATGCTGGCCGGGTTGCAGCCAATCGCCCTTGATCAGCGGGTCGGTCGACATGGTGGCGGAGGTGACGATATCGGCGGCGCGCACCGCCTGCTCCAAATCGGTCGCCACGTTGATCTTAAGCTCCGCGGCCATCGCCTCGGCGTTCTTCGCGGTACGGTTCCAGACCGTGATACGGGCCTGCGGGAAGGCGGCGGAATAGGCGGCGTGCAGGGCGCGGCCTTGGGTGCCCGCGCCGACGATCAGGATGTTCTCGCTGTCGGGTCGCGCCAGCCGCCGCGCGGCCAGCAGGCTGTCACCAGCGGTTTTCCATTTGGTGACGAGGTGGAAATCCACGATCGCGGCGAGCGTGCCGGTTTCGTCATCAAAGAGGGACACGCCGCCGTTGACCATCGGTACCTCGCGGTCGGGATTGCCGGGGAAGATCGTGGCGGATTTCACCGCAATGCCCAGCCCGTCGATCCATGCCGCGCGGCTGAGCAGCGTGTCCTTGCCGCGATAGAGGAAAGTGTCGCCAATCTCGGCCTTGGGCAGGTCATGGCCCGTGGCCAGCGCGTCGGTCAGGGCGATCCAATCCAGCTGCGCTTCGCCTTCGTCGAAGGAGATGTTGGGGATGTCGGTCATGCGGCCTCCTCCCGGTTTAGCACTCCGGCGGCGACAAGACGGTCGGCCCAGCCCTGCGGCCCGGTGAAATGATGCGTCTGCCAGCCGCGCGCGGCGGCGGCGGCGATGTTGTCGGCGCGGTCGTCGGTAAAGAGCAGCGCTTCGGGCGGCAGGCCGCTGCCCTGCTCCACGGCCTGATAAATCGATGGCACCGGTTTGATCATGCCCAGGTGGCCCGAGATGAAATCGCGGTCGAACTCGCGCAGGAAAGGGTAGTGCGTGGCGGCAAGATCATAGCTTTGGATGCCAAAGTTGGTGAGCGAGAAGACCGGCACGCCGCGCGCCTGAAGCGCCTTCATCAGCCGCAGGGAGTGGTCGATCACCGGCGCGGCCATGTCGATCCAGCGGTCATGCCAGAGGCGGATTTCGTCGCCCCACTCGGGCGTCGCCTCGGCCATGGCATAGATCGTGTCGCGGAAGTTTTCGCCGCTGTCGACGCGGTCGTTCATGCCGTGCAGATCGACGGCATCGAACATGGCGCGGCGGCGGTCTGCGCCGATGACGCTGTCGTAGAAGCGTTCCGGTTGCCATTCGATCAATACGTTGCCGATGTCGAAAACGACCGCCTGAGGTGTCATATCACTTGCCCTATCAATTCCTAAACGCGGGGCTAACCCCGCGTTGCCGCGCGCAATTCCCGCTCCAATGCCTCTAGGAAGCGGGAGCGGTCGGCCTTTGTAAACCCCTTGCCGCCGCCTTGGCGAAAAGGGTCGGCGGCGCGCAGGTCGGTCATCAGATCGCGGGTTGCCAGAACGTTGCCGATGTTGGCCTGCGTGAGGGCCTCGCCGTTGTGTTTCAGCACCCTTGCCCCGGCTTCCACGCATTTCGCGGCCAGCGGGATATCCCCCGTCACCACCACATCGCCTTTGCCGCAGCGGTCAGCGATCCACATGTCGGCGATGTCGGGCCCGTCAGGCACGATCACCACCTCGACCAGTGGGTTTTGCGACATGCGCAGGCCGCCGTTCGAGACGAGGAACATCTTGACCTTATGGCGGGTCGCCACCCGCTCGGCTTCGGCTTTGACGGGGCAGGCGTCGGCGTCGATGTAGAGCGCGGTCATGGCTTAACCCGCATAGAGCGCGTCGGCGTGGAAGGCGACGTGATCTTCCATAAAGCTCGCCACGAAGAAATAGCTGTGGTCATAGCCCGGCTGCATACGGAAGCTGCCTTGCTGGCGTTTGGCGGCCATGGCCTCGGCCAATGCTTCGGGTTTCAGCAGGTCGAGGAACTGGTCGCTGCCGCCTTGGTCGATCAGGATCGGTCCGTCGAAACCCTTTTCGCGCATCAGCAGGGTGCTGTCGTGTTTCGTCCAAGTGCTTTCATCCGACCCCAGATAGGCGCTGAGTTGCTTCTTGCCCCAATCGCTCGACGTCGGATGGGTGATCGGCGCGAAGGCCGAGACGGAAAGGAAGCGCCCCGGCAGGTTCATTGCCAAGGTCAGAGCGCCGTGGCCGCCCATTGAGTGCCCGGTGATGCCCTGCCGCTCCATATCGATGGCGAAGTTTTCAGCCAGCAAGCCGGGCAGTTCATCGGCCAGATAGTCCCACATCTGGTAGTGTTTGGCCCAAGGCTCCTGCGTGGCGTTCACATAGAACCCCGCGCCTTTGCCGAGATCGTAAGCGTCGTCATCTGCCACATCCTCACCGCGCGGCGAAGTGTCGGGGAAGACGACCGCGATGCCGTGCTCGGCTGCCCAAAGCTGCGCGCCCGCCTTGGTCATCGCGTTCTCATGGGTGCAGGTCAGGCCCGAGAGATACCACAGCACCGGCACCGGGCCGTCCTGCGCCTCGGCGGGGAGGAAGAGGCCGAAGGTCATGTCGCAGCCGCAGGCGTCGGAGTTGTGGGAGTAAACCCCCTGCGTGCCACTGAAACAGGCGTTTTCCGAGATGGTTTTCATGGCAGCGTTCCTTTCGAACTTGAATGTGTCACAGGGCCGAAACCCAGCCTACGACAAGGCTGACGGTCACGATACTGACAGTGGTTGAGACGAGAATGGCGGCAGAGACCCGCTGAGGTGCTACGCCATAATGTTGGGCGAGCATATAGACATTGCCCGCCACCGGCAGTGCTGCGGCGGCGATGATGACCCCGGCTTTGTAGGGATCGACGCCGAAAAGAAACAGCGCACCAAAGGCCACGAAAAGCGGGTGCAGCACGAGTTTGCAAAAGGTCAGCCAGCCCGCGATCTCGATCCGCTCGGCGGATTTGGAAGCCAGCGACGCACCGATGGCAAAGAGCGCCCCGGGGGTGGCAGCCCCGCCGAGGATGGCGAGGAATTCGTTCAGCGGCACAGGGATCGGGATGCCGAAGCCCGACCAGAGGAACCCCAAGGTGATGGCGACGATCATCGGGTTTTTCAGCAGCCCCAGTCCCACGATCTTGAGCGTCGCCAGCCGCAACTGCCCCTCGCGGGAGCCGGTGATCAGGATCACGATGAGGCTGGAAAAGATGATCATGTCGACGGTCAGCGCCAGCAGCACGGGGCCGATCGCCTCTGGCCCCAGAAGCAGCGTCAGCATCGGCACGCCCAGAAACCCTGTGTTGCCGATCACGGCGCATTGCGCCTCGATCCCGTTGGTCGCCACATCCAGCCCGCGCAGGAAGCCGACGAGGCTGGCAATGGCATAGACGAACGCCGTGCCCCAAAGATAGGCGGCGACAAGGCGGCTGTCCCAAACCTCGGCCAGTGAGAGATTGGCGGAAAAGCGGAACAGCATCGCCGAGAGGGCGAAATAGAAAACGAATTTGGTGAGATAGGCCGTCGCTTCGGCTGAGAAAAACCGCGTGCGCCCGGCCCAGTAGCCAAGGCCGATCAGCGCAAAGAACGGCAGGGTTTTCAGGAAGATCGCGACCATGGGTCAAGCATTAGCCAGCCCGCCCTTGGGGTGCAATGGGGCATGGCTCTCTGCCTTACCCTGAGCCGATCAGCACCCCGGCGGCAAAGACCAATGCGCCGCCCAGCACCACTTGGAACGCGGCGCGAAAGAAGGGTGTTTCCATGAACTTATTCTGGATCCACGCAATGGCCCAAAGCTCTACAAAGACGACGATGATCGCCACGACAGTTGCGGTCCAGAAGTCGGTGATCAGGTAGGGCAGCGCGTGGCCCAGCCCGCCCACCGTGGTCATCACGCCCGAGGCTACCCCGCGTTTGATCGGAGAGCCGCGGCCCGACAGTTCCCCATCGTCCGATGCCGCCTCGGTGAAGCCCATTGAGATGCCCGCCCCGACGCTCGCCGCAAGGCCGACGAGGAAGGTCGTCCAAGTGTTATGGGTGGCAAATGCGGTGGCGAAGATGGGGGCGAGGGTAGAGACAGACCCGTCCATCAGACCCGCCAGCCCCGGCTGGACCCATGTCAGCAAAAACTGCCGATGCGCGCGGCTGTCTTCGTCGCTGCGGCTGTCGGTGTTAAGGTGTTTCTCGGTCAAATCCTGCGCGCTGCCGTGGTGGCCTGCCTCGGCAGCGGCCAGATCGCCCAGCAGTTGCCGTGTCGCCGCGTCTGACGTGCGCGCGGCGGCGGCATGGTAGAACCGCTCGGCGTCTTGTTCCATCGCGGCGGCCTCTTGTCGGATACGCTCTAGCGACAGGTTCTCGATCAGCCAGACCGGGCGGCGCGCGTAGTAGCCCGAGACATGCTCGCGCCGG
Coding sequences within it:
- the fghA gene encoding S-formylglutathione hydrolase, with product MKTISENACFSGTQGVYSHNSDACGCDMTFGLFLPAEAQDGPVPVLWYLSGLTCTHENAMTKAGAQLWAAEHGIAVVFPDTSPRGEDVADDDAYDLGKGAGFYVNATQEPWAKHYQMWDYLADELPGLLAENFAIDMERQGITGHSMGGHGALTLAMNLPGRFLSVSAFAPITHPTSSDWGKKQLSAYLGSDESTWTKHDSTLLMREKGFDGPILIDQGGSDQFLDLLKPEALAEAMAAKRQQGSFRMQPGYDHSYFFVASFMEDHVAFHADALYAG
- a CDS encoding HAD family hydrolase, whose product is MTPQAVVFDIGNVLIEWQPERFYDSVIGADRRRAMFDAVDLHGMNDRVDSGENFRDTIYAMAEATPEWGDEIRLWHDRWIDMAAPVIDHSLRLMKALQARGVPVFSLTNFGIQSYDLAATHYPFLREFDRDFISGHLGMIKPVPSIYQAVEQGSGLPPEALLFTDDRADNIAAAAARGWQTHHFTGPQGWADRLVAAGVLNREEAA
- a CDS encoding MFS transporter — its product is MQSRAPLFTPVLMVGCIIIMVSFAVRASFGVFQIPIAEEFAWARSEFSLAIAIQNLAWGIGQPIFGALAEKIGDRKAIIIGAVVYAVGLLLSANSATPIEHQTYAWLVGFGIAGTGFGVILAVVGRAASDENRSMSLAIATAAGSAGQVFGAPVAEWMLSFMSWQMTFVCFAGVILAMLLTLPMMRAPAMASRAELEESMGQILGKAFRDPSYTLIFLGFFSCGYQLAFITAHFPAFVTEMCGPILAGGVLHNIGITTTSALGAVAISLIGLANIAGTLLAGWAGKRYSKKYLLAGIYVGRTVIAAAFIMFPITPVTVILFSVGMGALWLATVPLTSGLVAHIYGLRYMGTLYGIVFFSHQLGSFLGVWLGGRMYDIYGSYTGVWWVGVAVGAFSAVVHLPIREKRLEGLVTA
- the mbfA gene encoding iron exporter MbfA; this encodes MRFSLNRKRFKDLSEQEVLALAISSEEDDARIYRDYAERLREAYPDSAAVFDGMAEEENEHRRRLIDLHRARFGDVIPLIRREHVSGYYARRPVWLIENLSLERIRQEAAAMEQDAERFYHAAAARTSDAATRQLLGDLAAAEAGHHGSAQDLTEKHLNTDSRSDEDSRAHRQFLLTWVQPGLAGLMDGSVSTLAPIFATAFATHNTWTTFLVGLAASVGAGISMGFTEAASDDGELSGRGSPIKRGVASGVMTTVGGLGHALPYLITDFWTATVVAIIVVFVELWAIAWIQNKFMETPFFRAAFQVVLGGALVFAAGVLIGSG
- a CDS encoding YaiI/YqxD family protein, which translates into the protein MTALYIDADACPVKAEAERVATRHKVKMFLVSNGGLRMSQNPLVEVVIVPDGPDIADMWIADRCGKGDVVVTGDIPLAAKCVEAGARVLKHNGEALTQANIGNVLATRDLMTDLRAADPFRQGGGKGFTKADRSRFLEALERELRAATRG
- a CDS encoding ornithine cyclodeaminase family protein — its product is MTDIPNISFDEGEAQLDWIALTDALATGHDLPKAEIGDTFLYRGKDTLLSRAAWIDGLGIAVKSATIFPGNPDREVPMVNGGVSLFDDETGTLAAIVDFHLVTKWKTAGDSLLAARRLARPDSENILIVGAGTQGRALHAAYSAAFPQARITVWNRTAKNAEAMAAELKINVATDLEQAVRAADIVTSATMSTDPLIKGDWLQPGQHIDLIGAYRPDMREVDDTALLRSRVFVDSFDTTIGHIGEINIPLEAGTLTRDHLIADYYDLEVFTRQSDDEITLFKNGGGAHLDLMTARHILERWRAR
- a CDS encoding AEC family transporter — its product is MVAIFLKTLPFFALIGLGYWAGRTRFFSAEATAYLTKFVFYFALSAMLFRFSANLSLAEVWDSRLVAAYLWGTAFVYAIASLVGFLRGLDVATNGIEAQCAVIGNTGFLGVPMLTLLLGPEAIGPVLLALTVDMIIFSSLIVILITGSREGQLRLATLKIVGLGLLKNPMIVAITLGFLWSGFGIPIPVPLNEFLAILGGAATPGALFAIGASLASKSAERIEIAGWLTFCKLVLHPLFVAFGALFLFGVDPYKAGVIIAAAALPVAGNVYMLAQHYGVAPQRVSAAILVSTTVSIVTVSLVVGWVSAL